One window from the genome of Tachysurus vachellii isolate PV-2020 chromosome 5, HZAU_Pvac_v1, whole genome shotgun sequence encodes:
- the ptk2ab gene encoding focal adhesion kinase 1 isoform X4, whose translation MEMRRQVNVSWDSGGSDEAPPKPSRPGYPSPRSSEGFYPSPQHMGQHNHFQMGGYPGPHTMPSMPSGLYPPQASGMGLDLHDSWNHHRAAQDHAMWNPNMEDGAVLRPGMGQSLPPHLMEEQLMLQQQQMEEDQRWLEQEERLMKPDSRNSRGSIEREDCSLQGPTGNQHIYQPVGKADHAVPPKKPPRPGAVGHTGSATCPNTADSYNDGVKIQPQEISSPPTANLDRSNDKVYENVTALVKAVIEMSSKIQPAPPEEYVPMVKDVGLALRNLLATVDETIPLLPAHTHREVEMAQKLLNSDLAELINKMKLAQQYVMTSLQQDYKKQMLTAAHALAVDAKNLLDVIDQARLKMLGQARPH comes from the exons ATGGAGATGAGGAGGCAGGTGAACGTGTCCTGGGATTCAGGGGGATCGGATGAGGCGCCCCCCAAA cccaGCAGGCCTGGTTATCCAAGTCCACGCTCAAGTGAAGGCTTCTACCCCAGTCCTCAGCATATGGGCCAGCACAATCACTTTCAG atgggAGGCTACCCTGGCCCTCACACCATGCCCTCCATGCCCAGTGGGTTGTATCCTCCACAGGCTTCAGGCATGGGGCTCGACCTCCACGACAGCTGGAATCATCACAGAGCTGCTCAGGACCATGCCATGTGGAACCCCAACATGGAG gaCGGTGCTGTGCTGAGGCCTGGCATGGGCCAGTCTCTCCCTCCTCACCTGATGGAGGAGCAGCTGAtgttgcagcagcagcagatggAGGAGGACCAGCGTTGGCTAGAGCAAGAGGAGCGTTTAATG aaACCAGACTCCAGGAATTCCAGAGGCAGTATAGAACGAGAGGACTGCAGTCTCCAGGGACCA ACAGGAAACCAGCACATCTACCAGCCAGTGGGGAAAGCAG ATCATGCTGTTCCTCCTAAGAAGCCTCCTCGTCCCGGAGCGGTGGGGCACACAGGCAGCGCAACCTGCCCTAACACTGCAGACAGCTACAATGACGGCGTCAAG ATCCAGCCTCAAGAGATTAGCTCCCCCCCTACAGCTAATCTGGACCGGTCCAACGATAAAGTCTATGAGAATGTGACGGCACTGGTGAAGGCTGTGATCGAGATGTCGAGTAAAATTCAGCCTGCTCCTCCTGAGGAATATGTGCCAATGGTGAAG GATGTAGGTTTAGCACTGAGGAATCTACTGGCCACGGTGGATGAGACGATTCCCTTGCTGCCGGCCCACACACACCGAGAG GTGGAGATGGCTCAGAAGCTGCTGAACTCTGACCTGGCTGAGCTGATCAATAAGATGAAGCTAGCACAGCAGTATGTGATGACGAGCCTGCAGCAGGATTACAAGAAGCAGATGCTGACGGCTGCTCACGCGCTCGCCGTCGACGCCAAGAACCTGCTAGATGTGATCGACCAGGCCAGGCTGAAGATGTTGGGCCAGGCAAGGCCACACTAG